A region of the Ustilaginoidea virens chromosome 4, complete sequence genome:
ATCATGGACGTCTCCTCTTCCTCGGCATCGAGGTATTCGACGGCACCGGCTCTGATTAGACCTTCCCATCCGAGCTTTTCACTCGGGTCTTCGGGGGGCTCAGCTTGCTCCTTGGCAAGCTTGTTGACAAGTTCCTTCGAAAGGACCAGATGGCCCTTTTCAAGGCCAGTCTCAGGGTCGTCTTCCTGCTGCACCGTAAAGACAGGTCTCATGACGCGTCCAGCGTCTGAAAAGATCTTGAACTCCTGGTCTCGGATTTCTCGGATCAGCGATACTTCGTACTGTAGATAGGACTTTCGCCGGGTATCCAGGACTTGTCCGACAAGGTGTTTGGGATCCTGATGCACGCCAACCCAGACACCGTTGACGAAAATCTTGGTCGCGTGGGGGTATCTCAGCGGTTCATACTCCTCGACGACTTCCATGCCCCGGTTGATCATGAATTCTATCAGCGGCTCAGAAGGTGATCCCACACTGACATAGCACATGAGGGACAAATTCTTGACGAGGCCACAAGCTTGACCTTCGGGTGTTTCTGCAGGGCACACCAAACCCCAATGCGTGTTGTGCAACTGACGCGGCTTGGCCAGCTTTCCGTCTCTGCCAATGGGGGTGTTGGTACGCCGCAGGTGCGAGAGTGTAGAGGCAAAGGTGTAGCGATTCAGCACCTGGGACACACCAGCAGTCGAGCTCATGGCCTTTTTCTGGTCACCCCAGTTTCCAGTCGCAAGCGAGTATTTCAAGCCGTTGGAAAGGGTGCCGGGCTTGATCCCGACCGCCAGGTTGAAGTGACGGTTCCCCTCGACGCACCGCCTGAGATAGTTTGACAACTCATTGTTCATTCTGCGAACAATGCCACGGAAGAGCTTGGCCAACAATGGACCGGCCAGATCCAAACGTTTCTTGCCAAAGTGATCGCGATCATCGGGTTCCCGACGACCCAGAGCGCACTGGAGAAGCTTGTGCACCATGTAGCCGAGGAAGAAGGCCTTTCTCGTTTCGCTACCTTCCGTCTGGGAAATGTGGGGGAGCGTCTCTTTCTGAAGGATATCCTTGGCCACGCGGACACGCTTCTCGCGTCCCAGGCCAGCCTGGTCACGGTTACCTCGCTTGCCGATAAAGTCGAGGGCAACTTCTCTGTCCTGGACGCAGAAGGCTTCTTCGATGCAGGGTCGAAGCATCTCGAGCATTTGGCTGTCCTTTCGATCATAGCAAATGTGGTTGAGAATATCCTCGTCAGAGACGACGCCCAGAGCACGGAAAACGATGGCGATGGGGAGGTCGGACTTGACAAAGGGCAGGGTCGTGTGAATGGTCTGGCCAAAGCCACCACGAGCGGAATCGCCCTTGCCGTAGAGCTTCAACGTCAAGCTCGAAATGAGTCGCGAACCCTTTTCCAAGGCGCTTCTGATTTCCGCCGTGTACGTGTAGGGGCTGGGCTGAGCCTTCTTGAAGACTTGGACAATGTTCGCTGCGGAGCGCTCCTGGGCAATGAGCACCTTTTCACTTCCGTTGATGACAAAGTAACCTCCTTGGTCATAGGGGCACTCGTTCACCGTGAACAAGCTTTCCTCGGTCTCTCGGCTGAGATGGCAAATCTTGGACTTGACCATGATGGGTAGTTTTCCGACAAAGACCATGTTTTTCCAGTCTTGCGACTTGCCGGCTTCGTCGTCATCCAGGCTCTCCTCCTGCTCCCAGACGAGCTTGGTGGGATTCTCGCCCGTCCTGGCGTATTCGGCCTGCTGAGCATCATCCATCTCATGCAAGGGTACCTCCTTCTCGATTGCGGCCGACACCTTTTTTGTGATGTTGATGTACAAGGGACTGGCGTAGGTCAAGTTGCGGTCGCGGCATTCGTAGGGGAGAAGCGAGGTCACGGTGCCATCTGTTTCGCTGATGGTTGGGCGAGACACCATGACAGTGCCGAACTTGATCTCATACCGGCGGAGAGCTATCTTGACGCCGGGCGCCGACGGAGGATTAGGTTGGTCGAGGGTAATGGTAGAGTATTCGTTGACAAGGTCTTGGATGGTGGTCTGGGTAAACTCGTCGAACGAGTCTGTCTGTTGAGACACTAGGCCCTTGGTCTCGAAGAAGGACGAGATGACGGTCCAGCAATCCTCGGGAGTGATGCCCTCGTCATCCTCGCCGTAGTTTTCATAGTCGTAATCTTCGTCGTAGTCTGCCATGTCTGCCTGCCTGACGAGCGACTCGGTGCCTTTTGACGCTGGTTCCCCTGCCGGCAGATCTATCTGTCTTCGGTAGCAGACTGAGTTTCAAATCGCTCCTCGTCCGCTGAGTGCGGATGATCGGGGCCTGGTCCGTCTGGCGCTGCGCTCGCGGAGGACCGAGTTTGCTCGAAGCTTCGTTTGAACCTGAAAATCACGGCGGACGGTTTCAGTGCTTCACCAGGCGCCTGTAGCACCGCGAGAGCATCTGAAAGTGCGCTTCCGGCAAATCAGCGGCGCGCTGCGGGGACAACTCGAGATGGATTCGACGGCCGGGCTATGGGATCGCGGATAAGCAAGGGAGTCGCTTTGACTTTGTTCTTATCGTGACCGCCGAGGAGGCGCAGAGTTGTCGCGTCTCGCAAGGGGAAAGCCACGGGCCCACTATAGTGAAAAGACTGAAAAAAAGGGTGCCCCGTTGCACAGCTGGCTTATGTAAGCATCACGCCCGGTGACTCTACTGAATGCTGGGGGGTTGATTCAAAGAGATGAGATTCACCAACCAACCAAGTTCAGTTGCTGACAGACATCCGGATGACACTACGTATGTAGAAGGAGGCATCCTTGTGTAAGTGGAGCTGAAGGGCTTACTCTTCTGCAAGTGTTGACCGTATCACTCTTCAAGTTCTGTTCACGATAATGGCGTCTTTCAGCTTTTGGCTTTTTCAACGAGTCGCCCACACCAAGACAACATGAAGCTCTCAAGCTGCTCAAACTGTTGAACTGCACGCGCACTTACTCCGCTCACGCGAAGCACCTATTCCCGTCAAGATGTGGCAGATTCCCAAGTCATGAGATGACCACGGCGTGTTTGCTGATGAAACACATCTATACACTCGTGCTCGGAGCTGCCGAACCAGGGCTGAACCGTACGGTCAAGGCTTAGACTCGGAATTCAAAAGATGCATAAAGTGGGTGTGTATCTACGTGGCTACCTACGCGAGGCACTTCTGTAGATGCATGCGGGTGATCTGCACCCCTTTGGGATCCATTGACGACGAGTTCGCAGGGTGCACCACGCAAACTACATTTCCCCCACACTTGCTGTCCGAACATGACGCGATGACATGCCGCCTGGTTCATCTTTACATGGTATCCGTCTCTAATTTGGGAATTCGCCTTTTCAGCCCGTCGTTCAAGCTCCCCAAGAACCTTTCGAGCTTCATGCTGTGAAATTGCTGTGCAATCATCTCATGGCGACCGACGGCCCAAGCACTCTCCAGCCATCGCAGGACCCGGTTCCTCCAACAGAGAATGCTCTCTTCGATTACCTGCCCGCCTCACATGAGGAATACGCCGTTGTAGAAAAGAAGCTCTTGTGTCGGATAGACTCTACCTTGATGCCAGTCATGATTTCAATGATTGTACTCAAGTAAGTTGGTTAGCGCGTCTCGCTCGTCCTTCACCCGCTAAAGCACACTGCACACAGCTACCTTGATCGCAATGCCTTGCCCAACGCGCGCATCCAAGGCATAGAAGAGCATCTCGGCTTACAAGGAAACCAGTTCAACGTTTGCATTTCGGTTCTCTTCGCCGGCTATCTCGCTTTGCAAATCCCATCCAATCTGCTCCTTACCCGCGTGAAGCCAAGCATCTACCTCCCCACGTGCATGGCCCTCTGGGGAGTTGTTTCCGCCAGTACAGCCGCTGTACACGACTTCAAGGGCCTCGTCATCTGTCGCTTCATGTTGGGATTTCTGGAGGCGCCCTTTTTCCCCGGTGCGCTGTTTCTCCTGTCCAGCTGGTACACTCCCCGTGAGCTGGCGACCCGCACGGCCGTCATGTACACGGGTAGCCTTTTATCCAGTGCGTTCGGGGGTCTCGTTGGCGCAGGAGTGCAGTACGGCCTAGACGGGTCTCGCGGTCTGCACGCGTGGCAGTGGATGTTTCTTATAGAGGGCACAGCGACGGTTGCCGTGTCGCTGGCTTCGATTGTCGTTCTGCCCGACTTCCCCGCCACTACGCCATGGCTGTCCAGGGAGGAGAGAGCGGTGGCTGTTCACAGACTCTGTGTACATAACGGCAGTCTCGATGAGGTGAAGGGATCGGTTGTTCGGGGACTCAAGCTGGCGTTGCTCGACTACAAAGTCTGGCTGCTCACCATGATTGTCATACTCAAGACATCAGCAGGGGCTGTGACGGCCTTTGTTCCCACCCTGGTGGCGACTTTTGAGTTTGGCAAGATTGAGTCGCTGCTGATGACGGCGCCGCCATATGTCCTGGCGGCTATTGTCGCCATGGGTGTGTCTGTCTCCAGTGACAGGCAGGAGGAGCGGTTCTGGCACTTGGTCGGGCCGCTTTCTTTTGGCATGGCTGGCTTCGTCATGGCAGCTTGTGCGCACTCGTTGGCACCGCGATATTTTTCCTTGTTTCTGATGCTGGGCGGAGTGTACGGGTGCTTCGACCTGACGTATGCCTGGCTCTCGTCCACGGTGGGTGTTTCTTTTATCTGTCATTCTTTTTCCCCGGGCTTTTTGTCTCGGCGGTTATGGGCATCGTCTTTGCTGCAAACTCTTTGCCGTCTGTGCTATGAAATGCATGACTGACCTGccctgtcgcaaggtgccccgACCGCGTGAGAAGCGTTCCGCAGCCTTTGCCATGGCCAACATGATAGGGAACGTTGCCCAAGTCTACTCGCCGTACCTGTACGAGAGGTCATCTGCTCCGCAGTATTTGCCAGCCATGATTGCCAACAGCGCCTTTGTATGTGGATCCATTGCCTTTGCTGTGGTTTTACTCTTGTGCTTGAAGCGGGAGAACCTCAGGCTTGAGGAGGCAGAAGTTGCAGTAGGAGATGGCCAGCGGCGACGGCAAGAGCAGGGTCTTGGCAAGCCAGGCACCGACGTTTCGGGAGTCGCGCCTGGAGGGACTCGCTGGGTCGAGCAGGGGGTTCAGATATAGGCTGTAACTCGACGTGGCAAAGAGCAACATGACAAGGCGGTGCGGAACAACGCTTTTCAAACCAGTTTGATAAGAGACCGTTTCGCTGAGAGAAAACATCATAATAATGACAACGCACCACCACCCTGTCTCAGCATAGCAAATCCACTGCTGATACAATTGCCCAGGAGCCGCATTCTGACAGCATCTTCGTGGAGGCATACTACTTGCATACTTGAAATCGAATCCCAAACGCTGATCTCAGACGGCTCCGTTTTTCGTCAAGTGTTCTAGGAACGTGCTCTCCTAGCTCTTCTAGTATACGACTAGCTACTGAACCTGAACAAATGATATTAGtaactatttatatataaagtctGGTTGGTTGCTTAAAGATGCTTACTATTGCATTGCTCTAAAGCAGCTAACGTTTTGGGACAATTGGCTATCTCATCGCCAGTGGAGACATTGTACATGGGCGAAAGCGACACCTCCGGGGATAGTGCCCATTGGTTAACCAGTCGTGACGAAATGTTCTTATTCCTATAAATTTTAAGTTAATTCTCCCTCCTGTCTATTGTAAAGTGTCGATGATGGAACTTACATTGCTCGGAGCTTTATGTCAAATTCTTGGCGGAACGACGTGGACTCTGACTGAACCTCGCGGCGGAACGACGTGAACTCTGACTGAACCTCGCGGCGGAACGACATAAACTCTGACTGAACCTCGCGGCGGAACGACGTAAGCTCTGACTGAACCTCGCGGCGGAACGATGCCGTCTCGAGCATTAATCGGTCCATGCGTTCCAGTAGTGCTGCGCCAATATCCAGAGCAGGAAGACTTTGGAAAAGTTCAACCTCGTCTCCTACTTTTCGAAAATAATTTGCCAAAGTGATGCAATCTGGTTTTTCGTTGGTCGGTGCCATGTTGTGATATGTCCTTGTGTCGGAATGGGAGGAAACGTGACAAAGTAGCGTTCGTTCAAACATTTGTTTTGGGGGCAGAGGGGTCTACTTATGGTCCGACTGGTGTGGGGCGGCGTGGGCGGCGCGGAAGGCTCCTTCGTCTCCCCAATACCAGCCCTTCCGTCTCTTTCCATGACGGCTCGCGCTAATGATCATGGGTGTTTGTCATAAACTTCGGAGCCAGCTGTAATAATATAGGCTTGATGCTAATAAAGTTAAAATGTACAGAAATATCAGAGTGTACAGAATAATTTCGTAAAATCCCCCAAACAAACGTGGAAGTCTTTTTCGTCgacgaagaagaaaaggattTCTTCGCCAGCAACACACACAAAAACTGGGCCATGATCCATCCATGATCCATCcgtccatccatccatcccgAGTCCCCCAGCCGCATTGACGCCTCCTGCTTCCCCAAGCTTGTGCATATTTTCTACAACAACAAAAGGCCGCAGACGGCAACGGCAAGCGCGCCCGCAGCTGACAGCGAAGCCGCGCCCGCAGAGACGGCCTGGAGCCCGCTGCCGTTCATCAGAAAGTAGCAGCCGTTGACGACCTGGCAGGTCTGTCCCGTGGGATACTGGTGCGCCGGGTTGCAGCTGTACCGTCCCTGGCTATCGGTCGAGCCAGGCGTGGGGCAACGGGCACCAGCAgagggctggggctgggcgACAACCGTGGTGTTGGCGGCCATGTCGCGAGGGAGCAGCGCGGCCGAGGCGACGGCGACGCCGGTCACGGCCGAGACGAAGCTGGAAAccttcattttttttttccctctcgcGTGGttacttcttcttcttctttgcaGGCTGAGGATGAAAAGGATCAGAGCCAAGATGGGTAAGGGGGGTGGTTTCGCAGACTcgagggtttttttttttttatgaGAGCCGGGTTGGAAGAGAGGAAAGCATGAAAACACAGGCAAGAGGGAGCGAAAGAGTTGCCTGGCATCATGTTGCTTTATATTTTACACGCATCTTGGCGGCCGCTCTGCTCGGGCAGCATTCCACAGCACGACGAGCTGTGGCACCGCGCCCGCACCGGTTCTTCGCAACCGCTTGCATTCCAGACCCGGGAGGGGGGACGGTGGATGAAATCGTGAAACCCCCGATCTGGTTGCTTGGTAAACCGCAATGGGGATCTGGCCACAAGAGCGCCTGGGCTCGACTTCGACTGCCCGCTGGCTTGGAGCTGACGTTGACTCGGTAACTGACTGACGGCTTTGTTGGCTTCTCCATTCTCTTGCCAACCAAGGCAGCATACATAGTACCCGGCATGCGTTCCTGCTGTTACAGCCAACGTGTAATCTAGGAAACGCAGAGTTGCCGGGCGACGAAAAGCCGCTTGTTTAGAAATCGTGCTACCCGCCGTGATGTTTTTGAGGGACCTGCGGCGCAGGCTGCAGCCATAAAGTCAAGTCCCCAGGTCGGGCTGTCCCTGCAAGCGCTGCAGGTTCAAGTATTAGTAATGAAATCCCAATAAGCGTtgagccaaaaaaaaaataaccTCATCATCAATGCTTCACATGGCTGTGTGCCGTAGCGACCCTGGCGAAAGCTGCATGGTTGAAGACGCCTTTTCTCTCCAAAGATGCGCGACCGAGGGCTGGGGCCCAAAAAGAAAAATGGCTCTCCCGCCGGGAATTGAACCCGGGTCTCAAGCGTGACAAGCTTGCATACTGACCACTATACTACGGAAGATGAGATGGCTTGTGAAACCATCGTAGCGAGTGCGGTTCATACCGATCGGCAGCTTATTTCTGTTTATAGACTGATCACAGTCCCCTCTTGCGTCTGAAACATGCAACACATCTACTCCCCAACGGGTATCGCAGCACGCCAAACACGAACCTGGCCCTGTTCCCACGCTTTTTATTCAAGTGTAGACGGCCTCGAATCAAACAGCCCGATGAGCTGGTCATGGCGAGCATTTACCACCAGCTCAGCTATTTACACCCGCACCGAAAAGAAAACTCGGGTCCATCTATTCGAGGAGCTCTTGGAATAGACTCGCTTCAAGGATGCGCGAAACACCAAAAGGAGCCTGATGATGAAGCACGACTCATCCGCTCCATTGCTTACCCGGCACGTCGCGAACGGGGTTCTGGCGCCCGAAACCCCTGCCACTGGAAGCTTTGCGCCCCTTGCTGTCGAGCGGCTCGTAAATGACATGCGAGCATACTGTGCGCGCCACTTCCCTTATTCCCTTGCTTCTTTTTGCCAATGAGTTCTATTTCTTATTTACCCTCGACACACCATGATGCAATTACCCTAATCGCTTgctttgcttgcttgcttgcttgctctACACACAAGTTTCTCACccaaaaagcaaaaaaaagatTGCAAAACTCCGTCCACGGCCAGCGCCTCAGAAAGAGCAGATGCCGCCAACCTCGTCGTCCATGGTCCA
Encoded here:
- a CDS encoding DNA-directed RNA polymerase II subunit RPB2; translated protein: MADYDEDYDYENYGEDDEGITPEDCWTVISSFFETKGLVSQQTDSFDEFTQTTIQDLVNEYSTITLDQPNPPSAPGVKIALRRYEIKFGTVMVSRPTISETDGTVTSLLPYECRDRNLTYASPLYINITKKVSAAIEKEVPLHEMDDAQQAEYARTGENPTKLVWEQEESLDDDEAGKSQDWKNMVFVGKLPIMVKSKICHLSRETEESLFTVNECPYDQGGYFVINGSEKVLIAQERSAANIVQVFKKAQPSPYTYTAEIRSALEKGSRLISSLTLKLYGKGDSARGGFGQTIHTTLPFVKSDLPIAIVFRALGVVSDEDILNHICYDRKDSQMLEMLRPCIEEAFCVQDREVALDFIGKRGNRDQAGLGREKRVRVAKDILQKETLPHISQTEGSETRKAFFLGYMVHKLLQCALGRREPDDRDHFGKKRLDLAGPLLAKLFRGIVRRMNNELSNYLRRCVEGNRHFNLAVGIKPGTLSNGLKYSLATGNWGDQKKAMSSTAGVSQVLNRYTFASTLSHLRRTNTPIGRDGKLAKPRQLHNTHWGLVCPAETPEGQACGLVKNLSLMCYVSVGSPSEPLIEFMINRGMEVVEEYEPLRYPHATKIFVNGVWVGVHQDPKHLVGQVLDTRRKSYLQYEVSLIREIRDQEFKIFSDAGRVMRPVFTVQQEDDPETGLEKGHLVLSKELVNKLAKEQAEPPEDPSEKLGWEGLIRAGAVEYLDAEEEETSMICMTPEDLELYRLQKAGVALDDDMGDDLNRRLKTKTNPTTHMYTHCEIHPSMILGICASIIPFPDHNQSPRNTYQSAMGKQAMGFFLTNYSRRMDTMANILYYPQKPLATTRSMEFLKFRELPAGQNAIVAIACYSGYNQEDSVIMNQSSIDRGLFRSLFFRSYSDQEKKVGLNYTEIFEKPFHQSTLRMKHGTYDKLDDDGIVAPGVRVSGEDIIIGKTAPIDQENQDLGTRTSVHQRRDISTPLRSTENGIIDSVILTVNADNVKYVKVRVRTTKIPQIGDKFASRHGQKGTIGVTYRQEDMPFTREGVTPDIIINPHAIPSRMTIAHLIECLLSKVSTLEGMEGDATPFTDVTVDSVSELLRKHGYQSRGFEIMYNGHTGKKLRAQVFFGPTYYQRLRHMVDDKIHARARGPVQIMTRQPVEGRARDGGLRFGEMERDCMIAHGAAAFLKERLFEVSDAFRVHICEICGLMTPIANLSKQSFECRPCKNKTKIAQIHIPYAAKLLFQELQSMNIAARMFTNRSGASIR